The sequence below is a genomic window from Shinella zoogloeoides.
AGGGCCATGCCCAGTCGGTCATCTCGACGGGCGAGCTCATCGTCAACCTCGACGCCAAGACGGTCGAGGTCGGCGGCCAGCGCGTGCACCTGACGGGCAAGGAATACCAGATGCTCGAGCTGCTTTCGCTGCGCAAGGGCACGACGCTCACCAAGGAAATGTTCCTCAACCACCTCTATGGCGGCATGGACGAGCCGGAACTGAAGATCATCGACGTCTTCATCTGCAAGCTGCGCAAGAAGCTCGCGAACGCCGCCGGCGGCGCGAACTATATCGAGACGGTCTGGGGCCGCGGCTACGTGCTGCGCGAGCCCGATGGCGACTATCTCGAAAGCGCCTGACAAGCCGGGCTCCCTCCCCTTACGCGAAAACATCCGACCCGCCGCTTGCCGGCGGGTTTTCTTTTGCCCGGAGCGCAGCGGGCCGCCCCCGCCCGAAAGCAAAACGCGGCCGGCTCCTGCGAGCCGCCGCGTTTCCTGTTCAATTCAATTGTCGGTCGTTTCAGGCAGCGATCGAGAGGCTGCCGAAGACCTGGGTCAGGATCTTGCGATCGAACGGCTTCAGCAGGAAGTCGTCCGCCCCGGCACGCTTGCCCATCATCATCTTCTTGAGATCCGCCTCGACGACGCAGTAATAGATGCGCACCGACTTGCCCTGCGGCAGGTTGCGGATGTTGCCGATCAGCTCGAGCGCACCGTCCATGGTCGAATCGACGATGAGAATGCTGGGCAGGTCCGCCTCGCAACGCACCAGCGCCTCGAGCGAGCTCGAGGCTTCCAGCACGACGAAATCGAAACCGGAAAGAATACGCTTGCCGACCTTGCGGACGACATCGGACGCGTCGGCGATCATCAATCGCTTCATTGGCTGCTCCTAGGTCTCCCGCTCGCAAAGCGGGAACGATACAGGATGCAACTCTACCGGCGACTGGCAAACAAAGGGTTAGCGGCCATGGTTAACGAACCCTGACCGCTTCTATCTTACTCGGTAGCGGCAGCCATGCGGGCCGTGAAGACGATCTCTTCGGGGCTGACGGCGACATCGAGTTCCATGCCGGCCTCTTCGGCAAGCAGCACCGTGTAGTAGGGCTGGATGGAATGCGCGTCGACCTGCTCTTCCGGCGTGCCGGAGAGGATTTCCGAGAACTTCGGCGGCACCCGCAGCATGCGGCCTTTCACGGCCAGCTTGAAGGTTGCGTCGAATTCCGGATTGTCGAGCGCCACGTCGATCGAGCCGCCGCGCGGAATGGCGCCATAGGCGATGAGGAACAGGTTGAGCAGCAGCTTGACCCGGTTCTTCGCGACGATGGCGCGCGGGCCCGACCAGGTGATTTCCGTCTTCTTTTCGGCGGCGGCGAAATCGCGCGCGGCCTTTTCGGCCTCGCCCGTATCGATCGAGGCACCGACCGAGCCGGACGCGCCGAAGGCGAGCCGGGCGAACTTCAAGCGGACCGAAGCGTTCAGCGCGCTGGTGCGGATGAGGTCCATCGCCTCGGCATCGGCGC
It includes:
- a CDS encoding response regulator — its product is MKRLMIADASDVVRKVGKRILSGFDFVVLEASSSLEALVRCEADLPSILIVDSTMDGALELIGNIRNLPQGKSVRIYYCVVEADLKKMMMGKRAGADDFLLKPFDRKILTQVFGSLSIAA
- the chpT gene encoding histidine phosphotransferase ChpT gives rise to the protein MAKNLNLTLAGPDLAALLCSRVCHDVISPVGAINNGLELLDEGGADAEAMDLIRTSALNASVRLKFARLAFGASGSVGASIDTGEAEKAARDFAAAEKKTEITWSGPRAIVAKNRVKLLLNLFLIAYGAIPRGGSIDVALDNPEFDATFKLAVKGRMLRVPPKFSEILSGTPEEQVDAHSIQPYYTVLLAEEAGMELDVAVSPEEIVFTARMAAATE